The following proteins come from a genomic window of Theileria equi strain WA chromosome 2 map unlocalized gcontig_1105316255037, whole genome shotgun sequence:
- a CDS encoding hypothetical protein (encoded by transcript BEWA_040600A) yields MQPFMVDDIPWRPQEIEALRKFLLDVKSRGQLTHTTKSDSYNVCILKGQTGSAKMSTIKLLCNNCGLKIIEYDPFDVSAVCRPEEHDSAISSLVSFLETATSRSGLKMTKNSLTFSSGSLACPLVLGSRKIKRLKCTSENANAESNTSNSEPHLILVSDLPRTILTSKSSSLYEIQYLLKSIVNGQSTHNEKTYPLLICVNNSAEDTMILKRILPNNYTKHPKCLNLNLKNISKTKMKSLLKLDKKFQRFDSHFNSLLLDYVANISSGDIRYAFNNLRFYLSNSKDQGSNTISQFDTLKAHMLERNIFNTFGLLGRVLYNKRLPISLSCPNENKTIPMNMNISRFKKCMDISRAIQIYETEYVDGVSCDYADILEIIPLIDSTIASMESSITYEPPTQEFVTFSSTQKKPIVSQTESKKPHTSDSNPHVDLELVNNENLVLTCEGNVGGTDSVNLYDPLNMVMWNKGYFDESFSAEIPANVRLFGLVDPFDEKNPLGYTKWPKIESKGDCTPSRHTRHDMLPKLSRPQLYYDPDSIIDDLNSEYNYFVNSMFDNYSDLFGNIDDCATFSTHLTCADMFYTRVKGASYYIGDDIGINRHFISICIRAAVDSNLSGFEGTKNEFHPFTKYTTSGSIKYKTDYIRGLYDSYRMDVHKLLTSDEYIPSHSSIHASASKAFIETLPMTFIALTHSTEPKHTQVHDVYENVQDDSRRTSIESTFEDIMTLDVLDQVDELMQGTGSKNVNTRGRNDSVNLIKLMDTVTPRFKDLLSEISKHYANFGGNSQIQITHSIKQAYERISDSS; encoded by the coding sequence ATGCAACCATTCATGGTTGATGATATTCCTTGGAGACCCCAGGAGATTGAAGCATTGAGAAAGTTCTTGCTGGATGTAAAGTCAAGAGGGCAACTTACGCATACTACGAAGAGTGATTCTTACaatgtttgtattttaaagGGTCAGACAGGAAGTGCCAAGATGTCAACAATTAAACTCCTATGCAATAACTGTGGTTTGAAAATAATAGAGTACGACCCATTTGATGTTTCTGCAGTTTGCAGGCCTGAAGAACATGATTCTGCAATTTCATCgttagtatcatttttggaaactGCAACAAGTAGATCAGGACTTAAAATGACTAAGAACTCTTTAACTTTTTCAAGCGGAAGTTTAGCCTGTCCCCTTGTTTTAGGTTCAAGGAAAATAAAGCGTTTGAAATGCACAAGCGAAAATGCAAATGCTGAATCTAATACTTCAAATAGCGAACCTCATTTGATTTTGGTTTCGGATTTGCCTAGAACCATACTAACTAGCaaatcttcatccttgtacGAAATTCAGTACCTTTTAAAGTCTATAGTAAATGGTCAAAGCACTCATAATGAGAAAACTTACCCTTTGCTAATTTGTGTAAACAATTCAGCTGAGGATACAATGATCTTAAAAAGAATCCTTCCGAATAATTATACAAAACATCCAAAATGTCTAAACTTGAATCTAAAGAACATATCAAAAACTAAAATGAAGTCTCTTTTAAAGTTGGATAAAAAATTCCAGCGGTTTGATAGCCATTTTAATAGTCTTCTTCTGGACTATGTTGCCAACATTAGCTCAGGAGATATTAGATACGCCTTTAATAATCTTCGGTTTTACCTTTCAAATAGTAAGGACCAAGGTTCCAATACTATATCGCAATTTGATACATTAAAGGCTCATATGTTGGAAAGGAATATCTTCAATACATTTGGTTTACTTGGAAGGGTTTTATATAACAAGAGATTACCAATTAGCCTCTCTTGTCCTAATgagaataaaacaatacCAATGAATATGaacatttccagattcaAGAAATGCATGGATATTAGCAGAGCTATCCAAATTTACGAAACGGAATACGTGGATGGAGTTAGTTGTGATTACGCTGATATCTTGGAGATAATTCCACTTATTGATTCAACAATTGCTAGTATGGAGTCATCTATCACTTACGAGCCTCCTACACAAGAGTTTGTGACCTTTAGTAGCACACAAAAGAAGCCCATTGTTTCTCAAACTGAAAGTAAAAAGCCTCACACTAGCGATTCAAACCCACATGTAGACTTAGAACTAGTTAATAATGAAAACTTGGTCCTCACATGCGAAGGGAACGTGGGTGGTACAGATTCTGTGAATCTATACGATCCGCTAAACATGGTCATGTGGAACAAGggatattttgatgaatcATTTTCAGCGGAAATTCCTGCAAATGTGCGATTATTTGGGTTAGTTGATCcttttgatgaaaagaatCCTCTTGGATATACAAAATGGCCTAAAATTGAAAGCAAGGGCGATTGCACTCCTTCTAGACACACCAGACATGATATGCTTCCTAAGTTGAGCAGACCACAATTATACTACGATCCAGATTCTATAATAGATGATTTAAATTCTGAATACAattattttgtaaattcaATGTTTGATAACTACTCTGATCTTTTTGGAAACATTGATGATTGTGCTACATTTTCTACTCATTTGACTTGTGCTGATATGTTTTATACAAGAGTAAAGGGAGCCTCTTACTATATCGGGGATGATATTGGAATTAATAGGCATTTTATATCTATTTGTATACGGGCAGCTGTAGATTCTAATTTGAGTGGTTTTGAGGGGACAAAGAATGAGTTTCACCCATTTACAAAGTATACCACAAGTGGAAGCATAAAATACAAGACAGATTACATACGTGGGCTATATGACTCTTATAGGATGGATGTGCACAAGTTATTAACAAGTGACGAATATATACCATCACACTCCAGCATACACGCATCGGCAAGTAAGGCATTCATAGAGACGCTTCCAATGACATTTATTGCACTAACACATAGCACTGAGCCAAAACATACACAGGTTCATGATgtttatgaaaatgtacaagatGACTCTAGAAGAACATCAATAGAGAGTACCTTTGAGGATATAATGACGTTGGATGTGCTCGACCAAGTGGATGAATTAATGCAAGGGACTGGATCAAAGAATGTAAACACAAGAGGTAGAAATGATTCTGTAAACCTTATAAAACTCATGGACACAGTTACACCCAGGTTCAAGGATTTGCTTAGCGAAATCAGCAAGCACTATGCCAACTTTGGGGGCAATTCACAAATTCAAATTACACACAGTATCAAGCAAGCTTATGAGCGTATTTCAGATAGCTCTTAG
- a CDS encoding eukaryotic translation initiation factor 5A, putative (encoded by transcript BEWA_040610A), translating into MFDDHFEGGDAGASHTIPVQAGAIKKNSFVMLKGHPCKVVEYSTSKTGKHGHAKANITGIDIFTGKKYEDICPTSHNMDVPTVKRTEIQLIAIDDGFTTLLNPDGSTRTDLPLPKDSEGAFDEVSKQVMALYDAGKEVLVTVLSACGIEKIIACKELAS; encoded by the coding sequence ATGTTTGACGATCATTTTGAGGGCGGTGACGCTGGAGCGTCCCATACTATTCCAGTTCAGGCTGGTGCCATCAAGAAGAACTCCTTTGTTATGCTCAAGGGCCATCCATGCAAGGTCGTTGAGTACTCAACCAGTAAGACAGGAAAGCATGGTCATGCAAAGGCCAACATCACCGGAATCGATATCTTTACCGGAAAGAAGTACGAAGATATCTGTCCTACTTCCCACAACATGGACGTCCCTACTGTCAAGCGCACTGAAATTCAGCTCATTGCTATCGATGATGGCTTCACTACCTTGTTGAACCCTGATGGATCCACCAGGACCGATTTGCCATTGCCCAAGGACTCTGAGGGTGCCTTTGATGAAGTTTCTAAGCAGGTAATGGCTCTCTACGATGCTGGAAAGGAAGTCTTGGTCACTGTCTTGTCAGCCTGCGGAATTGAGAAGATTATTGCCTGCAAGGAATTGGCATCTTAG
- a CDS encoding mitochondrial import inner membrane translocase subunit tim10, putative (encoded by transcript BEWA_040620A): MSENLPTDPVNVAVAELVGMADMLRRMRDGCWNKCISSVKGPQLDAGESSCIDRCVNKYLDIHTLVGFQLQQASQNAEQA; this comes from the exons atgtctGAAAATCTGCCTACAGATCCCGTGAATGTCGCGGTAGCGGAGCTGGTTGGTATGGCCGACATGCTTAGAAG GATGCGAGATGGATGCTGGAACAAGTGTATTTCATCTGTAAAAGGTCCTCAACTGGATGCTGGAGAATCAAGCTGTATAGATCGTTGCGTTAACAAG TACTTGGACATTCACACCTTGGTTGGATTCCAATTGCAACAGGCATCCCAGAATGCAGAGCAAGCATAG